The region CGTTTCCGCCATGCAGCTTCACAGATTCTACAGCTCCAGCCGGTATTGCGGCTGCTGCGGCTCTCCCATGATGAAAAGCAAAAAAGAACGGTCTATGGTGTGCACTTCCTGTGGAAACACCGTTTACCCCAGGATCTCTCCTGCTGTCATTGTAGCTGTTATTCACAATGGAAAGCTTCTTCTGACCAAATATGCCGGAAGGGAATACACCCGGTATGCCCTGATCGCCGGTTATACGGAATTCGGTGAGACTCTGGAGGAGACAGTAAACAGGGAGGTCATGGAAGAGGTAGGACTGCGGGTCAAAAACATCCGCTATTATAAAAACCAGCCTTGGGGCTTCAGCGATTCTATTTTAGTAGGATACTGGGCCGAGCTGGATGGTTCTCCACAAGTCCGGCTGGATGAAACAGAGTTATCCACAGCCGACTGGATGGCTCCTGAGGATATCCCTGATGATTTCACCAATTTAAGCCTGACCCATGAAATGATCCTTCTTTTCAAACACGGAAAAGTGATATAAAAAAAGGCCGCCCCCGCGATTCGGGGGCGGCCTTTTGCCACCTATTTATCCTTATTTACCGTAATAAGCTTTTAAATACATTTCCTTGATCTCACTCATGAGAGGATATCTTGGGTTTGCTCCTGTACACTGGTCATCAAATGCATTTTCAACCATTTCATCCAAAGTATCCAGGAAGTTCTTTTCATCAATGCCATATTCCTTAATGCTTGATTTGATCCCCACTGCCTTCTTTAATTCTTCAATCTTTGCAATGAGTTTCTTAAGCAGTTCGGCATCATCCTTGCCTTCTAAGCCGCAGAAGCGTGCACACTCAGCATATCTTGCAAGGGTATGAGGATACTCATACTGTGGGAAGGTTCCCATTTTAGCCGGAACTTCACAAGCATTGAACTCCATGACCAAGGTGATCAGCAAGGCATTTGCAACACCATGAGGAAGGTGATGGTAAGCACCTAATTTATGAGCCATGGAATGGCATACACCTAAGAATGCATTGTTAAATGCCATACCTGCCATGCAGGAAGCATCTGCCATCTTACATCTCGCTTCTACGTTGGTTCCGTCCTTGTATGCTGTGGGCAGGTAGTCAAATACATTTTTCATTGCCTTCAGTGCAAGGCCATCCGTATAATCGGAAGCCATTACAGATGCATAAGCCTCCAATGCATGAGTCATAACGTCGATACCGGAAGCGCTTGTAAGACCTCTGGGCTGGCTCATCATATTGTCTGCATCAACAATCGCCATATCCGGCATTAATTCATAATCTGCAAGAGGATATTTCACTCCTGTTTCCTGGTCAGTAATAACCGCGAAGGAAGTTACCTCAGAGCCGGTACCGGAAGATGTGGGGATGGCCACAAAGTAAGCTTTTTCTCCCATTTTTGGGAATGTGTAGACTCTCTTACGGATATCCATAAAACGCATCGCCATATCCTGGAAATCCACCTCCGGATGTTCATACATAACCCACATGATCTTGGCTGCGTCCATGGCAGAACCGCCTCCCAATGCGATAATGGTATCCGGCTGGAATGCCTTCATGGCTGCCGCGCCTGCCTGGGCATTTGCCAGGGTCGGATCAGGCTGAACATCGGAAAATACGGTATAAACGATGCCCATTTCATCTAATTTATCTGTAATCGGTTTTGTATAGCCATTCATGTAAAGGAAGGAGTCAGTTACTACGAATGCTCTCTTTTTATTATAGACATCCTTTAATTCGCTAAGTGCGACAGGCATACATCCTTTTTTAAAGTAAACCTTTTCCGGATTTCTGAACCACAGCATGTTCTCTCTCCTCTCAGCAACGGTCTTAATATTCAGCAAATGCTTTACCCCAACGTTTTCAGAAACAGAGTTTCCGCCCCAGGAACCGCAGCCTAAGGTCAGGGATGGCTGAAGCTTGAAGT is a window of [Clostridium] saccharolyticum WM1 DNA encoding:
- the nudC gene encoding NAD(+) diphosphatase; protein product: MIQDIFPHVFHNEFEIKTPKPDSYFLYFQDGRLLLDHKKSRKIPQFEALKGFGEKAMASSDYLFSIDQMDFFLVDETRISLTETDSLFFYQTGIIRDLKPMWVSFAAVSAMQLHRFYSSSRYCGCCGSPMMKSKKERSMVCTSCGNTVYPRISPAVIVAVIHNGKLLLTKYAGREYTRYALIAGYTEFGETLEETVNREVMEEVGLRVKNIRYYKNQPWGFSDSILVGYWAELDGSPQVRLDETELSTADWMAPEDIPDDFTNLSLTHEMILLFKHGKVI
- the adhE gene encoding bifunctional acetaldehyde-CoA/alcohol dehydrogenase, whose amino-acid sequence is MAKKEEQVKVPQIIDNVDALIAKMEAMREAQRVFATFTQEQVDKIFYEAASAANKLRIPLAKMAVQETGMGVVEDKVIKNNYAAEYIYNTFKDTKTCGVIEEDKAYGIKKIAEPIGLVAAVIPTTNPTSTAIFKTLISLKTRNAIMISPHPRAKNSTIAAAKVVLDAAVKAGAPEGIIGWIDVPSLELTNEVMRSADIILATGGPGMVKAAYSSGKPALGVGAGNTPVIIDDTADIKMAVSSIIHSKTFDNGMICASEQSVTVLESIYDAVKKEFGARGCYFLKGNEIDKVRKTIIINGALNAKIVGQKAATIAKLAGVEVPEDTKILIGEVESVHIEEEFAHEKLSPVLAMYKAKTFDEAIEKAEQLVADGGYGHTSSLYVNVNEKEKMEKHAAAMKTCRILVNTPSSHGGIGDIYNFKLQPSLTLGCGSWGGNSVSENVGVKHLLNIKTVAERRENMLWFRNPEKVYFKKGCMPVALSELKDVYNKKRAFVVTDSFLYMNGYTKPITDKLDEMGIVYTVFSDVQPDPTLANAQAGAAAMKAFQPDTIIALGGGSAMDAAKIMWVMYEHPEVDFQDMAMRFMDIRKRVYTFPKMGEKAYFVAIPTSSGTGSEVTSFAVITDQETGVKYPLADYELMPDMAIVDADNMMSQPRGLTSASGIDVMTHALEAYASVMASDYTDGLALKAMKNVFDYLPTAYKDGTNVEARCKMADASCMAGMAFNNAFLGVCHSMAHKLGAYHHLPHGVANALLITLVMEFNACEVPAKMGTFPQYEYPHTLARYAECARFCGLEGKDDAELLKKLIAKIEELKKAVGIKSSIKEYGIDEKNFLDTLDEMVENAFDDQCTGANPRYPLMSEIKEMYLKAYYGK